The Tamandua tetradactyla isolate mTamTet1 chromosome 8, mTamTet1.pri, whole genome shotgun sequence genome includes a window with the following:
- the EXPH5 gene encoding exophilin-5 isoform X3, which translates to MLKQPLTYRLRKGMAKNDPMDSQTSRYKNLPNQKKTISVPSRLNFRSSFASLFSFRKSGKPSLKLQSPRQKGCDVLARPPVPVKGSATQAKIYCSALETQPAFVPEPARMREGSCMPPWDASLLENEFFSVLDDLDSKLAQEQSPGSVNTNTPLNHGPRTQFSHFYSIGNRHNNISGRQKNHYNETSNMSIYDILRPGTPREGFKTFSSRTRTIYDMYRTREPRVLKEDYLQNNTFGSTSLCFDSRQRSALPATGHFTARSLYIPITTQNRSGFIPQSYRKSPKRTPLSSIIWNRSDSFRDEQNQEEFLRAPSPMEIDPADQYMYPRCFQENRRYEFYRSQSVYQSVNLNSPMDNAMSPDSFENSENMPFHHQDNPFARSFFSNTFGQSREWRFGQSPSWGQQEEHSSWSDFHQNNKPFASSSRDFEMISMEANSASAVHGHCAPSQYWKSFSPCYGPNVSRGQDEPCPWQFNFQTNTQESMEMSQGNGSRSGPHFSTSGVCPMTGSSYHIKPDGLESRQDNSPIEVHLNEEAHPFGITQAQASSFKTSFPQIPDKKENPQSSNIQNPTVTLQKIIPTKPGCVTIKSHTEAFAANSDSIDSPPLTESQPNILVMEVNNEKDLNKSTSEKGKQLNKVDQTNMTGEAPQPVSQVVISNPLSDLQSPHSQNPAKNNRLVFNVSTTVSSKRSPRVFSGKDTSKISVSHRDKANELKKQNSATENREFGLANSLPLIQEGRTSPSLPSPIQGHHQESIVNNEDISSVIKNNHWSTEPPNNQNPQSPEKPIILDAEGEQYTITHSTTCRKSAENCNVSFNTLGGSSDALQESSPSNNSSLDALVIPSSTVSSRDPSEEDPSLGERKEKGNASKNQNNQFVISPSENQKNNDSDVPICNEVVDISTCHSNHPFRNRKGKGKIRRHISCIEKLSKIESRSTSINDNSALVEVNQGDSKVPEPHIIYCTLPRKSPSFLINSRKSESKIRATSFRNGPCPFQIKDIVENPTEKESSDKFDSIFPEYSKVVSDSVPTASAVAEKMPNMKSIGSASVREGALPFLMKRAVSCPSGETYSSAGRNEKKKFSGSDMDASTMTPRLWERINNPTERDSSVRDCSFTQSYQQKEYSECCTENDSKIAAFGTAAFPLSSDLFSSDMSGKESGKTLHKYKTTSMFSVSGDEDNVKCLEVVSIYYTLPRKHSKKVCDILQRYTQNTDSFAESPKVETEIFPNALEKDKLNCSTCGLSETSSPEELNLLAQSVLENNPCLSHSIENNTDLQLSNSGPSEHTLQEMAPVEANISLYKEESKPREIFSDNFAKTTQGDSLSRKERRKKMQCETLHTLSMLQEKKFTVGKSENCQLSLTSGNVSSSFPNHSENNAENSQTVRCSTESENCSQKEVTTKTSSTLEAIAADDNSNGSQYREVRGSIGTDCQKITRKALSDSESQVSALVSTLHKLQLVEEFCLGKPDLESLQSEPKEISQRGQEAHMTENRKAKDEMHRLARDQALLPKGVNENKTSLGDLQKGKKGSSVKHKLAAMSKPSRKFPAKDLSPRRHVATIFQKAESRSGMDSLSLGTQESNPPYPRPTPMSAESTDGSRSLSNDEVDNVKSETALQPAVISNRESSAQCDHNSNMSISQPHWDEFKNTSESPPKNENYKAVTVAHTLEGNSGTLAQPTFTSLREAKFSDHQRRLSPPFLSEPGRKSPTVSIPLAGCQQQQKSASSPEQEPEPHLYRSKSLKSISVHGDPLRKSQPPKVRERHFSESTSIDEALSRLTLGSEFTVNNGYGQRFKSFSELPSYDEKENWALYSDRTKTGPKSATSISRPIDYGIFGKEQQLAFLENVKRSLTQGRLWKPTFLKNPGFLKDAIINPPNTSESLSSDLPGSRMPQDDLSPSETLKISEEDPVESDCDTDTTTDDEYYLDENDKESEL; encoded by the coding sequence TTTTAGATGATTTGGATAGCAAATTGGCTCAGGAACAATCTCCAGGTTCAGTGAATACCAACACTCCCCTCAACCATGGACCAAGAACACAGTTCagtcatttttattccattggaAACAGGCACAATAATATCTCAGGAAGGCAAAAAAATCACTACAATGAAACTTCTAATATGTCTATCTATGACATCCTAAGACCAGGAACCCCTAGAGAAGGTTTTAAAACCTTTTCTTCTAGAACAAGGACAATTTATGATATGTACAGGACAAGGGAGCCCAGAGTCTTAAAAGAAGATTATTTACAAAACAATACTTTTGGTAGTACTTCTCTGTGTTTTGATAGCAGGCAACGATCAGCTTTACCAGCCACAGGGCATTTCACGGCAAGAAGCTTATATATCCCAATCACAACTCAGAACAGGAGTGGATTTATACCACAGAGCTACCGGAAGAGCCCAAAGAGAACTCCTTTATCATCCATCATATGGAATAGATCAGATTCTTTTAGAGATGAGCAGAACCAGGAAGAGTTCCTGAGGGCACCATCACCAATGGAAATTGACCCTGCTGATCAGTATATGTATCCTAGATGTTTTCAGGAGAATAGAAGATATGAATTTTACCGTTCACAGAGTGTTTACCAAAGTGTTAATTTAAATTCTCCCATGGACAATGCAATGAGTCCAGACTCATTTGAGAACTCAGAGAATATGCCATTCCACCATCAAGATAACCCATTTGCTAGGTCTTTCTTTAGCAATACCTTTGGACAAAGCAGAGAATGGAGATTTGGGCAAAGTCCTTCTTGGGGTCAACAGGAAGAACATTCTTCCTGGTCTGACTTTCATCAAAACAATAAACCATTTGCTTCTTCTAGCAGAGACTTTgaaatgatttccatggaagcaaATAGTGCATCAGCTGTTCATGGCCATTGTGCCCCTTCTCAATACTGGAAATCATTTTCTCCTTGTTATGGACCAAATGTTTCCAGAGGCCAAGATGAGCCATGTCCCTGGCAGTTTAATTTTCAGACAAACACACAGGAGAGCATGGAGATGTCTCAAGGCAATGGGAGCCGGTCAGGTCCCCATTTCAGCACATCAGGCGTTTGCCCCATGACTGGTTCAAGTTATCACATCAAACCTGATGGGTTAGAAAGTCGACAGGATAATTCTCCTATAGAAGTACATTTAAATGAAGAAGCTCACCCATTTGGAATTACTCAGGCCCAAGCATCCTCATTCAAAACTTCCTTCCCCCAGATTCCTGATAAGAAAGAGAATCCCCAAAGTTCCAACATTCAGAATCCCACAGTCACTTTGCAGAAAATTATTCCCACTAAGCCTGGCTGTGTTACAATAAAAAGCCATACAGAAGCTTTTGCGGCCAACAGTGATTCAATTGATTCTCCACCTCTTACCGAAAGCCAGCCCAATATCTTGGTCATGGAAGTGAATAATGAGAAAGACTTGAATAAATCTACTTCAGAAAAAGGCAAACAACTGAACAAGGTGGACCAGACAAACATGACAGGTGAAGCACCACAACCTGTTTCACAGGTAGTCATCTCTAACCCCTTATCTGATCTTCAAAGTCCCCACTCCCAGAACCCAGCCAAGAACAACAGGCTTGTTTTTAATGTGTCTACCACAGTAAGTTCAAAGAGGTCACCCAGAGTCTTTTCCGGGAAAGACACCTCCAAAATTTCTGTATCACACAGAGATAAAGCCAatgaacttaaaaaacaaaacagtgctaCTGAGAACAGAGAATTTGGCTTAGCCAATTCCCTTCCTCTCATTCAGGAAGGCAGAACATCACCATCTCTTCCAAGCCCAATTCAAGGTCATCACCAGGAATCAATAGTAAATAATGAAGATATTTCAAGCgttattaaaaataatcactGGAGCACTGAACCTCCTAATAATCAAAATCCCCAGTCTCCAGAAAAGCCCATCATTTTAGATGCTGAGGGAGAACAATACACCATAACTCATTCTACCACCTGCAGAAAGTCTGCAGAGAACTGCAATGTATCATTTAATACTCTAGGTGGGTCATCAGATGCACTACAAGAATCCTCACCATCAAATAATTCTTCCCTTGATGCTCTGGTGATTCCTTCTAGTACAGTGTCCTCCAGAGATCCTTCAGAAGAAGATCCATctttgggagaaagaaaagaaaaaggcaatgcTAGCAAGAACCAAAATAATCAGTTTGTCATAAGTCCCTcagaaaaccaaaagaataatGATAGTGATGTGCCTATATGTAATGAAGTGGTTGATATTTCCACATGCCATTCAAACCATCCTTTCaggaacagaaagggaaaaggaaaaataagacgTCACATATCCTGTATTGAAAAGTTAAGCAAAATAGAAAGTAGATCAACATCCATAAATGATAACAGCGCCCTTGTTGAGGTAAATCAAGGTGATTCCAAGGTCCCTGAGCCTCACATTATTTATTGTACCTTACCAAGAAAATCACCCAGTTTTCTTATCAATAGCAGGAAATCAGAAAGTAAAATAAGAGCCACTTCATTTAGGAATGGGCCATGTCCATTCCAAATAAAAGATATTGTGGAAAATCCAACAGAGAAGGAATCATCAGACAAATTCGATTCTATTTTTCCTGAATACTCCAAAGTAGTTTCAGACTCAGTCCCAACAGCATCTGCAGTGGCAGAGAAGATGCCAAATATGAAAAGCATTGGGTCTGCTTCTGTTAGGGAAGGAGCACTCCCTTTCCTTATGAAGAGGGCTGTGTCATGTCCTTCAGGGGAAACATATTCCTCagctggaagaaatgaaaagaaaaaattctcgGGTTCAGACATGGATGCTTCCACTATGACACCAAGGCTTTGGGAAAGAATTAATAACCCCACAGAAAGAGACTCATCTGTTAGGGATTGTTCTTTTACCCAAAGCTACCAACAAAAGGAATACTCTGAATGCTGCACTGAAAATGATAGTAAAATTGCTGCGTTTGGGACAGCTGCATTTCCCCTTTCAAGTGATCTTTTTTCTTCAGACATGTCAGGAAAGGAGAGTGGAAAAACATTACATAAATATAAGACTACGAGcatgttttctgtttctggtgATGAAGATAATGTAAAATGTCTTGAGGTGGTTTCAATATATTACACTCTACCAAGGAAGCACAGCAAAAAAGTCTGTGATATCCTTCAAAGGTATACACAAAATACTGATTCATTTGCAGAATCACCTAAAGTTGAGACTGAAATATTTCCTAATGCtttagaaaaagacaaattaaattgTTCTACATGCGGACTTTCAGAAACATCTTCACCTGAAGAGCTAAACCTACTGGCTCAGTCTGTTCTGGAGAACAACCCTTGTCTTTCTCACTCCATTGAAAACAACACTGATTTACAGTTATCAAACAGTGGGCCATCAGAGCATACATTACAGGAAATGGCTCCTGTTGAGGcaaatatttctctttataaagaaGAATCCAAACCTAGAGAGATTTTTTCAGATAACTTTGCTAAAACAACTCAAGGTGACTCATTaagcaggaaagagagaaggaaaaaaatgcagtgtGAAACCCTGCATACTTTATCAATGCTTCAGGAAAAAAAGTTTACAGTGGGAAAATCTGAAAATTGTCAACTATCCCTTACATCTGGTAATGTTTCCTCTAGTTTCCCAAACCATTCAGAAAATAATGCTGAAAATTCTCAAACAGTAAGATGCTCTACTGAGAGTGAAAATTGTTCTCAGAAAGAGGTTACCACAAAAACAAGCTCAACACTTGAAGCCATTGCTGCAGATGATAACTCCAATGGGTCACAGTATAGGGAAGTCAGAGGGAGTATTGGAACAGATTGCCAAAAAATAACTAGGAAAGCACTTTCTGACTCAGAAAGCCAAGTCTCTGCTCTGGTTTCTACTTTGCATAAACTACAGCTTGTTGAGGAATTTTGTCTAGGTAAACCAGATTTAGAGAGTTTGCAGTCTGAACCCAAAGAAATATCTCAAAGAGGTCAGGAGGCACATATGACAGAGAACAGGAAGGCCAAAGATGAAATGCATAGATTGGCGAGGGATCAAGCTCTACTTCCTAAAGgagttaatgaaaataaaaccagcTTAGGTGacctacagaaaggaaaaaaaggatctTCAGTTAAACACAAATTGGCAGCCATGTCCAAACCAAGCAGAAAATTCCCAGCTAAAGATTTAAGCCCCAGAAGACATGTAGCTACTATTTTCCAAAAAGCTGAGAGCAGATCTGGCATGGACAGTTTATCTCTTGGCACACAAGAGAGCAACCCACCATACCCTAGGCCTACACCAATGTCTGCGGAGTCCACGGATGGAAGCAGAAGTTTGAGTAATGATGAAGTAGATAATGTGAAATCTGAGACTGCTCTCCAGCCTGCCGTAATATCCAACAGAGAATCTTCTGCACAGTGTGATCATAATTCTAACATGAGCATTTCACAGCCACATTGGGATGAGTTTAAAAACACTTCAGAGtcaccaccaaagaatgagaactatAAAGCTGTAACAGTTGCTCATACTTTGGAAGGAAATTCAGGAACCCTGGCTCAGCCCACATTCACCAGCCTCAGGGAAGCCAAGTTCTCTGACCACCAGAGGAGGCTAAGCCCTCCTTTTCTCTCAGAGCCTGGACGGAAGTCCCCCACAGTAAGCATCCCACTGGCTGGTTGTCAGCAGCAACAAAAGAGTGCTTCATCTCCAGAGCAGGAACCTGAACCACACCTCTATCGTTCAAAGAGCTTGAAAAGCATCAGTGTTCATGGTGACCCATTACGCAAAAGTCAGCCTCCGAAAGTCAGGGAGCGCCATTTTTCTGAAAGCACTTCTATTGATGAGGCCCTGAGTCGACTAACCCTTGGGAGTGAATTTACTGTTAATAATGGATACGGCCAAAGATTCAAATCATTTTCTGAACTTCCCTCCTATGATGAAAAGGAAAATTGGGCTTTGTATAGCGACAGGACAAAAACAGGCCCCAAGTCTGCCACATCTATATCTAGACCTATTGACTATGGGATTTTTGGGAAAGAACAACAGTTGGCTTTCTTGGAGAATGTAAAGCGTTCGCTCACACAAGGAAGACTATGGAAACCAACTTTTCTCAAAAACCCTGGCTTCTTGAAAGATGCTATAATTAACCCTCCCAACACATCAGAATCCTTAAGCTCAGATCTTCCTGGCAGTAGAATGCCACAAGATGACTTATCTCCAAGTGAAACACTTAAGATATCTGAGGAGGACCCAGTGGAGTCAGATTGTGACACAGACACAACTACAGATGATGAATACTACCTGGATGAAAATGATAAGGAATCAGAACTGTGA
- the EXPH5 gene encoding exophilin-5 isoform X2 translates to MPIVPSFPAAQIKLQKTKRDIRWLQGVTGEWFEEIQRKKFCNETDVSQMLKQPLTYRLRKGMAKNDPMDSQTSRYKNLPNQKKTISVPSRLNFRSSFASLFSFRKSGKPSLKLQSPRQKGCDVLARPPVPVKGSATQAKIYCSALETQPAFVPEPARMREGSCMPPWDASLLENEFFSVLDDLDSKLAQEQSPGSVNTNTPLNHGPRTQFSHFYSIGNRHNNISGRQKNHYNETSNMSIYDILRPGTPREGFKTFSSRTRTIYDMYRTREPRVLKEDYLQNNTFGSTSLCFDSRQRSALPATGHFTARSLYIPITTQNRSGFIPQSYRKSPKRTPLSSIIWNRSDSFRDEQNQEEFLRAPSPMEIDPADQYMYPRCFQENRRYEFYRSQSVYQSVNLNSPMDNAMSPDSFENSENMPFHHQDNPFARSFFSNTFGQSREWRFGQSPSWGQQEEHSSWSDFHQNNKPFASSSRDFEMISMEANSASAVHGHCAPSQYWKSFSPCYGPNVSRGQDEPCPWQFNFQTNTQESMEMSQGNGSRSGPHFSTSGVCPMTGSSYHIKPDGLESRQDNSPIEVHLNEEAHPFGITQAQASSFKTSFPQIPDKKENPQSSNIQNPTVTLQKIIPTKPGCVTIKSHTEAFAANSDSIDSPPLTESQPNILVMEVNNEKDLNKSTSEKGKQLNKVDQTNMTGEAPQPVSQVVISNPLSDLQSPHSQNPAKNNRLVFNVSTTVSSKRSPRVFSGKDTSKISVSHRDKANELKKQNSATENREFGLANSLPLIQEGRTSPSLPSPIQGHHQESIVNNEDISSVIKNNHWSTEPPNNQNPQSPEKPIILDAEGEQYTITHSTTCRKSAENCNVSFNTLGGSSDALQESSPSNNSSLDALVIPSSTVSSRDPSEEDPSLGERKEKGNASKNQNNQFVISPSENQKNNDSDVPICNEVVDISTCHSNHPFRNRKGKGKIRRHISCIEKLSKIESRSTSINDNSALVEVNQGDSKVPEPHIIYCTLPRKSPSFLINSRKSESKIRATSFRNGPCPFQIKDIVENPTEKESSDKFDSIFPEYSKVVSDSVPTASAVAEKMPNMKSIGSASVREGALPFLMKRAVSCPSGETYSSAGRNEKKKFSGSDMDASTMTPRLWERINNPTERDSSVRDCSFTQSYQQKEYSECCTENDSKIAAFGTAAFPLSSDLFSSDMSGKESGKTLHKYKTTSMFSVSGDEDNVKCLEVVSIYYTLPRKHSKKVCDILQRYTQNTDSFAESPKVETEIFPNALEKDKLNCSTCGLSETSSPEELNLLAQSVLENNPCLSHSIENNTDLQLSNSGPSEHTLQEMAPVEANISLYKEESKPREIFSDNFAKTTQGDSLSRKERRKKMQCETLHTLSMLQEKKFTVGKSENCQLSLTSGNVSSSFPNHSENNAENSQTVRCSTESENCSQKEVTTKTSSTLEAIAADDNSNGSQYREVRGSIGTDCQKITRKALSDSESQVSALVSTLHKLQLVEEFCLGKPDLESLQSEPKEISQRGQEAHMTENRKAKDEMHRLARDQALLPKGVNENKTSLGDLQKGKKGSSVKHKLAAMSKPSRKFPAKDLSPRRHVATIFQKAESRSGMDSLSLGTQESNPPYPRPTPMSAESTDGSRSLSNDEVDNVKSETALQPAVISNRESSAQCDHNSNMSISQPHWDEFKNTSESPPKNENYKAVTVAHTLEGNSGTLAQPTFTSLREAKFSDHQRRLSPPFLSEPGRKSPTVSIPLAGCQQQQKSASSPEQEPEPHLYRSKSLKSISVHGDPLRKSQPPKVRERHFSESTSIDEALSRLTLGSEFTVNNGYGQRFKSFSELPSYDEKENWALYSDRTKTGPKSATSISRPIDYGIFGKEQQLAFLENVKRSLTQGRLWKPTFLKNPGFLKDAIINPPNTSESLSSDLPGSRMPQDDLSPSETLKISEEDPVESDCDTDTTTDDEYYLDENDKESEL, encoded by the coding sequence TTTTAGATGATTTGGATAGCAAATTGGCTCAGGAACAATCTCCAGGTTCAGTGAATACCAACACTCCCCTCAACCATGGACCAAGAACACAGTTCagtcatttttattccattggaAACAGGCACAATAATATCTCAGGAAGGCAAAAAAATCACTACAATGAAACTTCTAATATGTCTATCTATGACATCCTAAGACCAGGAACCCCTAGAGAAGGTTTTAAAACCTTTTCTTCTAGAACAAGGACAATTTATGATATGTACAGGACAAGGGAGCCCAGAGTCTTAAAAGAAGATTATTTACAAAACAATACTTTTGGTAGTACTTCTCTGTGTTTTGATAGCAGGCAACGATCAGCTTTACCAGCCACAGGGCATTTCACGGCAAGAAGCTTATATATCCCAATCACAACTCAGAACAGGAGTGGATTTATACCACAGAGCTACCGGAAGAGCCCAAAGAGAACTCCTTTATCATCCATCATATGGAATAGATCAGATTCTTTTAGAGATGAGCAGAACCAGGAAGAGTTCCTGAGGGCACCATCACCAATGGAAATTGACCCTGCTGATCAGTATATGTATCCTAGATGTTTTCAGGAGAATAGAAGATATGAATTTTACCGTTCACAGAGTGTTTACCAAAGTGTTAATTTAAATTCTCCCATGGACAATGCAATGAGTCCAGACTCATTTGAGAACTCAGAGAATATGCCATTCCACCATCAAGATAACCCATTTGCTAGGTCTTTCTTTAGCAATACCTTTGGACAAAGCAGAGAATGGAGATTTGGGCAAAGTCCTTCTTGGGGTCAACAGGAAGAACATTCTTCCTGGTCTGACTTTCATCAAAACAATAAACCATTTGCTTCTTCTAGCAGAGACTTTgaaatgatttccatggaagcaaATAGTGCATCAGCTGTTCATGGCCATTGTGCCCCTTCTCAATACTGGAAATCATTTTCTCCTTGTTATGGACCAAATGTTTCCAGAGGCCAAGATGAGCCATGTCCCTGGCAGTTTAATTTTCAGACAAACACACAGGAGAGCATGGAGATGTCTCAAGGCAATGGGAGCCGGTCAGGTCCCCATTTCAGCACATCAGGCGTTTGCCCCATGACTGGTTCAAGTTATCACATCAAACCTGATGGGTTAGAAAGTCGACAGGATAATTCTCCTATAGAAGTACATTTAAATGAAGAAGCTCACCCATTTGGAATTACTCAGGCCCAAGCATCCTCATTCAAAACTTCCTTCCCCCAGATTCCTGATAAGAAAGAGAATCCCCAAAGTTCCAACATTCAGAATCCCACAGTCACTTTGCAGAAAATTATTCCCACTAAGCCTGGCTGTGTTACAATAAAAAGCCATACAGAAGCTTTTGCGGCCAACAGTGATTCAATTGATTCTCCACCTCTTACCGAAAGCCAGCCCAATATCTTGGTCATGGAAGTGAATAATGAGAAAGACTTGAATAAATCTACTTCAGAAAAAGGCAAACAACTGAACAAGGTGGACCAGACAAACATGACAGGTGAAGCACCACAACCTGTTTCACAGGTAGTCATCTCTAACCCCTTATCTGATCTTCAAAGTCCCCACTCCCAGAACCCAGCCAAGAACAACAGGCTTGTTTTTAATGTGTCTACCACAGTAAGTTCAAAGAGGTCACCCAGAGTCTTTTCCGGGAAAGACACCTCCAAAATTTCTGTATCACACAGAGATAAAGCCAatgaacttaaaaaacaaaacagtgctaCTGAGAACAGAGAATTTGGCTTAGCCAATTCCCTTCCTCTCATTCAGGAAGGCAGAACATCACCATCTCTTCCAAGCCCAATTCAAGGTCATCACCAGGAATCAATAGTAAATAATGAAGATATTTCAAGCgttattaaaaataatcactGGAGCACTGAACCTCCTAATAATCAAAATCCCCAGTCTCCAGAAAAGCCCATCATTTTAGATGCTGAGGGAGAACAATACACCATAACTCATTCTACCACCTGCAGAAAGTCTGCAGAGAACTGCAATGTATCATTTAATACTCTAGGTGGGTCATCAGATGCACTACAAGAATCCTCACCATCAAATAATTCTTCCCTTGATGCTCTGGTGATTCCTTCTAGTACAGTGTCCTCCAGAGATCCTTCAGAAGAAGATCCATctttgggagaaagaaaagaaaaaggcaatgcTAGCAAGAACCAAAATAATCAGTTTGTCATAAGTCCCTcagaaaaccaaaagaataatGATAGTGATGTGCCTATATGTAATGAAGTGGTTGATATTTCCACATGCCATTCAAACCATCCTTTCaggaacagaaagggaaaaggaaaaataagacgTCACATATCCTGTATTGAAAAGTTAAGCAAAATAGAAAGTAGATCAACATCCATAAATGATAACAGCGCCCTTGTTGAGGTAAATCAAGGTGATTCCAAGGTCCCTGAGCCTCACATTATTTATTGTACCTTACCAAGAAAATCACCCAGTTTTCTTATCAATAGCAGGAAATCAGAAAGTAAAATAAGAGCCACTTCATTTAGGAATGGGCCATGTCCATTCCAAATAAAAGATATTGTGGAAAATCCAACAGAGAAGGAATCATCAGACAAATTCGATTCTATTTTTCCTGAATACTCCAAAGTAGTTTCAGACTCAGTCCCAACAGCATCTGCAGTGGCAGAGAAGATGCCAAATATGAAAAGCATTGGGTCTGCTTCTGTTAGGGAAGGAGCACTCCCTTTCCTTATGAAGAGGGCTGTGTCATGTCCTTCAGGGGAAACATATTCCTCagctggaagaaatgaaaagaaaaaattctcgGGTTCAGACATGGATGCTTCCACTATGACACCAAGGCTTTGGGAAAGAATTAATAACCCCACAGAAAGAGACTCATCTGTTAGGGATTGTTCTTTTACCCAAAGCTACCAACAAAAGGAATACTCTGAATGCTGCACTGAAAATGATAGTAAAATTGCTGCGTTTGGGACAGCTGCATTTCCCCTTTCAAGTGATCTTTTTTCTTCAGACATGTCAGGAAAGGAGAGTGGAAAAACATTACATAAATATAAGACTACGAGcatgttttctgtttctggtgATGAAGATAATGTAAAATGTCTTGAGGTGGTTTCAATATATTACACTCTACCAAGGAAGCACAGCAAAAAAGTCTGTGATATCCTTCAAAGGTATACACAAAATACTGATTCATTTGCAGAATCACCTAAAGTTGAGACTGAAATATTTCCTAATGCtttagaaaaagacaaattaaattgTTCTACATGCGGACTTTCAGAAACATCTTCACCTGAAGAGCTAAACCTACTGGCTCAGTCTGTTCTGGAGAACAACCCTTGTCTTTCTCACTCCATTGAAAACAACACTGATTTACAGTTATCAAACAGTGGGCCATCAGAGCATACATTACAGGAAATGGCTCCTGTTGAGGcaaatatttctctttataaagaaGAATCCAAACCTAGAGAGATTTTTTCAGATAACTTTGCTAAAACAACTCAAGGTGACTCATTaagcaggaaagagagaaggaaaaaaatgcagtgtGAAACCCTGCATACTTTATCAATGCTTCAGGAAAAAAAGTTTACAGTGGGAAAATCTGAAAATTGTCAACTATCCCTTACATCTGGTAATGTTTCCTCTAGTTTCCCAAACCATTCAGAAAATAATGCTGAAAATTCTCAAACAGTAAGATGCTCTACTGAGAGTGAAAATTGTTCTCAGAAAGAGGTTACCACAAAAACAAGCTCAACACTTGAAGCCATTGCTGCAGATGATAACTCCAATGGGTCACAGTATAGGGAAGTCAGAGGGAGTATTGGAACAGATTGCCAAAAAATAACTAGGAAAGCACTTTCTGACTCAGAAAGCCAAGTCTCTGCTCTGGTTTCTACTTTGCATAAACTACAGCTTGTTGAGGAATTTTGTCTAGGTAAACCAGATTTAGAGAGTTTGCAGTCTGAACCCAAAGAAATATCTCAAAGAGGTCAGGAGGCACATATGACAGAGAACAGGAAGGCCAAAGATGAAATGCATAGATTGGCGAGGGATCAAGCTCTACTTCCTAAAGgagttaatgaaaataaaaccagcTTAGGTGacctacagaaaggaaaaaaaggatctTCAGTTAAACACAAATTGGCAGCCATGTCCAAACCAAGCAGAAAATTCCCAGCTAAAGATTTAAGCCCCAGAAGACATGTAGCTACTATTTTCCAAAAAGCTGAGAGCAGATCTGGCATGGACAGTTTATCTCTTGGCACACAAGAGAGCAACCCACCATACCCTAGGCCTACACCAATGTCTGCGGAGTCCACGGATGGAAGCAGAAGTTTGAGTAATGATGAAGTAGATAATGTGAAATCTGAGACTGCTCTCCAGCCTGCCGTAATATCCAACAGAGAATCTTCTGCACAGTGTGATCATAATTCTAACATGAGCATTTCACAGCCACATTGGGATGAGTTTAAAAACACTTCAGAGtcaccaccaaagaatgagaactatAAAGCTGTAACAGTTGCTCATACTTTGGAAGGAAATTCAGGAACCCTGGCTCAGCCCACATTCACCAGCCTCAGGGAAGCCAAGTTCTCTGACCACCAGAGGAGGCTAAGCCCTCCTTTTCTCTCAGAGCCTGGACGGAAGTCCCCCACAGTAAGCATCCCACTGGCTGGTTGTCAGCAGCAACAAAAGAGTGCTTCATCTCCAGAGCAGGAACCTGAACCACACCTCTATCGTTCAAAGAGCTTGAAAAGCATCAGTGTTCATGGTGACCCATTACGCAAAAGTCAGCCTCCGAAAGTCAGGGAGCGCCATTTTTCTGAAAGCACTTCTATTGATGAGGCCCTGAGTCGACTAACCCTTGGGAGTGAATTTACTGTTAATAATGGATACGGCCAAAGATTCAAATCATTTTCTGAACTTCCCTCCTATGATGAAAAGGAAAATTGGGCTTTGTATAGCGACAGGACAAAAACAGGCCCCAAGTCTGCCACATCTATATCTAGACCTATTGACTATGGGATTTTTGGGAAAGAACAACAGTTGGCTTTCTTGGAGAATGTAAAGCGTTCGCTCACACAAGGAAGACTATGGAAACCAACTTTTCTCAAAAACCCTGGCTTCTTGAAAGATGCTATAATTAACCCTCCCAACACATCAGAATCCTTAAGCTCAGATCTTCCTGGCAGTAGAATGCCACAAGATGACTTATCTCCAAGTGAAACACTTAAGATATCTGAGGAGGACCCAGTGGAGTCAGATTGTGACACAGACACAACTACAGATGATGAATACTACCTGGATGAAAATGATAAGGAATCAGAACTGTGA